From the Thermovirga lienii DSM 17291 genome, one window contains:
- a CDS encoding Tripartite ATP-independent periplasmic transporter DctQ component (PFAM: Tripartite ATP-independent periplasmic transporters, DctQ component~COGs: COG3090 TRAP-type C4-dicarboxylate transport system small permease component~InterPro IPR007387~KEGG: amt:Amet_3532 tripartite ATP-independent periplasmic transporter DctQ~PFAM: Tripartite ATP-independent periplasmic transporter DctQ component~SPTR: Tripartite ATP-independent periplasmic transporter DctQ component) has protein sequence MRRTEPSAEREGLDRSSLSALSDKINKICEGLLFILMTAMIAITTLQIVFRFFFEALVWSEELTRFLLVASSLVGASIGFKRGSHIAITFLANKLSPKASKALGVFIQLASMAFFVIVGWYGILMMKSEGGQTTPALGISMAWIYLFYPAVSLVIMVHLLDSLLKILRRD, from the coding sequence ATGAGAAGAACAGAACCATCTGCTGAGAGGGAGGGCCTTGACAGGTCATCCCTCTCAGCCTTAAGCGATAAGATAAACAAAATATGCGAAGGGCTGCTATTCATCCTGATGACGGCCATGATCGCCATAACGACCCTCCAGATAGTCTTCAGGTTCTTCTTTGAGGCCCTGGTATGGTCGGAGGAACTGACCCGGTTTTTGCTTGTGGCCTCTTCTTTGGTGGGTGCGTCCATAGGCTTCAAAAGGGGAAGCCATATAGCCATAACCTTTTTGGCCAACAAGCTGTCTCCTAAAGCCTCTAAGGCCCTTGGCGTTTTTATCCAGCTTGCAAGCATGGCCTTTTTCGTCATAGTGGGCTGGTACGGAATATTGATGATGAAAAGCGAGGGAGGACAGACCACTCCGGCTTTAGGCATATCCATGGCGTGGATATACCTTTTCTACCCTGCCGTGAGCCTGGTCATAATGGTGCATCTTTTGGACAGCCTCCTAAAAATCTTAAGGAGGGATTGA
- a CDS encoding TRAP dicarboxylate transporter, DctP subunit (PFAM: Bacterial extracellular solute-binding protein, family 7~TIGRFAM: tripartite ATP-independent periplasmic transporter solute receptor, DctP family~COGs: COG1638 TRAP-type C4-dicarboxylate transport system periplasmic component~InterPro IPR004682: IPR018389~KEGG: amt:Amet_3533 TRAP dicarboxylate transporter, DctP subunit~PFAM: Extracellular solute-binding protein, family 7~SPTR: TRAP dicarboxylate transporter, DctP subunit;~TIGRFAM: TRAP dicarboxylate transporter, DctP subunit) — protein sequence MRKLFALLVVFSFLLVGVQGAFAKGLNIKLAHVVNEKDAFHVCALKFKEVVEAKSNGEITVTIYPNAKLGDERALLEGMKMGVVDAGIITSGPIINFIPEFGVFDLPFLFRNPEHAYAVLDGPIGTKMLKKMETQGWKGLAYGERGFRNLTNSKRPVVTPDDVKGLKIRLMQNPIYVDAFKALGANAVPMAWTEALTALQQKTIDGQENPLNVIVAFKLYESQKYLSLTRHAYAPNVIMMSMKTWKKLTPEQQAIIQEAATEASKANRQYDNDKAAEWLAFLKEQGMEVVEKPDLEAFRKAVEPVYEKYGASFGEDVLKAIAETKAN from the coding sequence ATGAGAAAGTTATTTGCTCTTTTGGTTGTGTTTTCCTTTTTGCTAGTAGGGGTCCAGGGTGCTTTTGCCAAGGGCCTAAATATCAAGTTGGCCCATGTTGTAAATGAGAAAGACGCCTTCCACGTCTGCGCTTTGAAGTTCAAGGAAGTAGTGGAGGCAAAATCCAACGGCGAAATCACCGTCACCATTTACCCCAATGCGAAGCTCGGTGATGAAAGAGCCTTGCTTGAAGGCATGAAGATGGGCGTCGTGGACGCAGGTATAATAACCAGTGGCCCTATCATCAATTTCATTCCCGAATTCGGCGTGTTCGATCTTCCTTTCCTGTTCAGAAACCCTGAACACGCTTATGCAGTGTTGGACGGCCCAATAGGAACAAAGATGCTCAAGAAGATGGAAACCCAAGGATGGAAAGGTCTTGCTTACGGCGAGAGGGGATTCCGCAACCTCACCAACAGCAAGCGTCCCGTAGTGACCCCTGATGACGTCAAGGGACTCAAAATCAGATTAATGCAGAACCCCATATACGTGGACGCCTTCAAGGCCCTTGGCGCCAACGCCGTGCCCATGGCTTGGACCGAGGCTCTGACGGCCCTCCAGCAGAAGACCATCGACGGACAAGAAAACCCCCTAAACGTAATAGTGGCCTTCAAACTATACGAAAGCCAGAAGTATCTGTCTCTAACAAGGCACGCCTATGCTCCAAACGTGATAATGATGAGCATGAAGACTTGGAAAAAACTAACACCTGAGCAACAAGCCATAATTCAGGAGGCGGCAACGGAGGCCTCCAAGGCAAACCGACAGTACGACAACGACAAAGCGGCCGAATGGCTTGCCTTCTTAAAGGAACAGGGAATGGAAGTAGTGGAAAAGCCCGACCTTGAGGCCTTCAGAAAGGCAGTGGAGCCTGTTTACGAAAAATACGGTGCATCTTTCGGCGAGGACGTCCTGAAGGCCATAGCTGAAACCAAAGCCAACTAG
- a CDS encoding GntR domain protein (PFAM: Bacterial regulatory proteins, gntR family; FCD domain~COGs: COG2186 Transcriptional regulators~InterPro IPR000524: IPR011711~KEGG: pth:PTH_2232 transcriptional regulator~PFAM: GntR domain protein; regulatory protein GntR HTH~SMART: regulatory protein GntR HTH~SPTR: GntR domain protein): MSKRRKKLAEEILEKIKDRSIVDEEGRLPTERDLAALFRVSRNLLREALVVLECMGIIEVRAKEGLFVKGDSPLDFSPNLKSVVLWPENMLRDLMEMRVIIEVPAAGLAARRRTAEDLKRMEECIRHLEEVYLHGEKYEGEGAKWDALLHTAIVEASGNRILVRFSEEFGYIMEKYIGQSRSLVFSRGDWPRIILDQHRALFAAIKDKDEAKAKKAALKHIELARKKFAG; encoded by the coding sequence TTGAGCAAAAGGCGAAAGAAACTTGCAGAGGAAATATTGGAGAAGATAAAAGACCGCTCCATCGTGGACGAGGAGGGAAGGCTGCCAACGGAAAGGGATCTAGCTGCACTTTTCAGAGTCAGCAGGAACCTTCTTCGGGAAGCTTTGGTGGTCTTGGAGTGCATGGGGATCATAGAGGTCAGGGCGAAGGAGGGCCTCTTCGTAAAAGGCGATTCCCCTTTGGATTTTTCTCCCAACTTGAAAAGTGTGGTTTTGTGGCCGGAGAACATGCTCCGGGATCTCATGGAGATGAGAGTCATCATAGAGGTTCCAGCTGCGGGATTGGCCGCAAGAAGACGCACCGCCGAAGACCTGAAAAGGATGGAGGAGTGCATAAGACACCTTGAGGAAGTTTACCTCCATGGAGAAAAGTACGAGGGAGAGGGGGCTAAGTGGGATGCCCTCCTTCATACAGCCATAGTGGAAGCCTCTGGCAACAGGATACTGGTGCGATTTTCTGAGGAGTTCGGCTACATCATGGAAAAGTACATAGGCCAAAGCAGGTCCTTGGTATTCTCCCGGGGTGACTGGCCGAGGATAATCCTCGACCAGCACCGAGCGCTTTTTGCAGCCATAAAGGACAAAGACGAGGCTAAGGCCAAAAAAGCCGCACTAAAGCACATAGAGCTTGCAAGAAAAAAGTTCGCAGGTTAG
- a CDS encoding Lytic transglycosylase catalytic (PFAM: Transglycosylase SLT domain~InterPro IPR008258~KEGG: tai:Taci_0088 lytic transglycosylase catalytic~PFAM: Lytic transglycosylase catalytic~SPTR: Transglycosylase): MELVKAILLVAIIATSVNFTIGGVLEGSPLAVWERAKERTWRDQVVNSLDQTVVASLKDMGLAPEDLYRLYVKKPDSKIRFLWSWDKETQQKAAVLALYIKKQNPKIDALTAWREAAAFLHYSSKYNIPLSLAVAVANTESHFDPKAKSNFGAMGVMQVAWHVHYNLLMANGIKSQSELYDPEKGIAAGSLLLSRYLKHYKSTKTALKRYYGGPVGKYWAKVSRYKNKVENFVSDIEL, encoded by the coding sequence ATGGAACTCGTAAAAGCGATATTACTAGTAGCAATTATAGCGACTTCGGTCAACTTTACCATTGGAGGTGTTCTTGAAGGGTCACCCTTAGCCGTATGGGAGAGGGCAAAGGAAAGGACTTGGCGGGACCAGGTGGTTAATTCCTTGGATCAAACGGTGGTAGCCTCTTTGAAGGACATGGGGCTTGCGCCTGAGGACTTGTACAGGCTCTACGTAAAGAAGCCCGACTCAAAGATCCGCTTCCTTTGGAGCTGGGACAAAGAAACCCAGCAAAAGGCAGCGGTTCTGGCACTGTACATCAAAAAACAAAACCCAAAGATAGACGCCTTAACGGCCTGGCGTGAGGCCGCTGCCTTCCTCCACTACAGCAGCAAATACAACATTCCGCTGAGCTTGGCCGTGGCCGTTGCAAACACGGAAAGCCACTTCGACCCCAAGGCTAAAAGCAACTTTGGCGCCATGGGTGTTATGCAGGTGGCCTGGCACGTTCATTACAACTTATTGATGGCAAACGGAATAAAATCCCAGTCGGAACTTTACGACCCGGAAAAGGGAATTGCCGCAGGAAGCCTGTTGTTGTCCCGCTACCTCAAACACTACAAGAGCACAAAGACCGCCCTTAAAAGGTATTACGGCGGCCCCGTGGGGAAATATTGGGCAAAAGTTTCTCGCTACAAAAACAAAGTGGAAAATTTTGTTTCGGACATAGAGCTCTAA